Proteins encoded together in one Ipomoea triloba cultivar NCNSP0323 chromosome 4, ASM357664v1 window:
- the LOC116015227 gene encoding uncharacterized protein LOC116015227 translates to MGSQSQSAYWVGVQKVHDIVKSLTLDQQRAVKDMGFDGILSVENFNIDEEFLEFLIDLVDYNNVSISIQGANHQITHQDVGSILGVPSSGFDVEEMIGLEGGSYPVPVRDGMIDAAALENMIALERGGATDAFKTYFLLYVVTYFLAPGHGLNKKWSNIAQHLHRVGEMNWSKFVLDCLLDSITRARQMKQHGVGGCLVLLMIYFLEKYRFRGDKRVDYELRPTPRIKDWGKDELGNRIREFKRHGLILASSTVYSVNIAERDNTEFNHIDDYCKQQFRALEARQRDQQSQMESFKEDVTQKLDSIMDLLRNPMSRTANPISPSEVKEPTQINPKQSMDVDRVKKRKWGSDDNPFLEWFFQEKRSGTYVSFENGHVNGDGLYSLRPGVWIIDEVINAHECVLRFKDCDKAPRNLYLPTYFAQLPEDERYNVFQRCVGSNRTLSRCTSIYIPMNMENRHWYLIRADIQTKEAAIFDSYLQNKKAKTRTHEAEEVLKSLHNCLIEHAMVDESFSYSDDKNGVWKISIPGWVPQQKNGYDCGVFVMLFMEQGKNLTRETRFETEKERRRIALQLLYHPGNERRSQVMKMLSSTLGGDQLGLVHKKNKGTLGS, encoded by the exons ATGGGTTCTCAGTCTCAATCCGCTTATTGGGTCGGGGTCCAAAAAGTGCACGATATTGTTAAGTCACTTACCCTTGATCAACAACGCGCCGTCAAGGACATGGGATTCGACGGCAtcttaagtgtggaaaatttcaatattgacgaagaatttcttgaatttcttattgATCTAGTGGACTACAATAATGTCTCCATTAGCATCCAAGGGGCTAATCACCAAATAACCCATCAAGATGTTGGTTCCATCCTTGGCGTTCCATCTAGTGGTTTCGATGTTGAAGAGATGATAGGGTTAGAAGGCGGGAGTTACCCAGTCCCAGTTCGTGATGGCATGATCGATGCAGCCGCACTCGAAAATATGATTGCACTAGAGAGAGGTGGTGCAACAGATGCCTTCAAAACCTATTTCCTCCTCTATGTTGTTACATATTTTCTTGCTCCCGGACATGGACTCAACAAGAAATGGTCCAACATTGCTCAACACTTACACAGGGTGGGTGAAATGAACTGGAGTAAGTTTGTCCTAGACTGCCTTCTAGATAGTATCACCAGGGCAAGGCAAATGAAACAGCATGGTGTTGGGGGATGCTTGGTGCTGTTGATG ATTTATTTCTTAGAGAAGTACAGATTTCGGGGTGACAAAAGGGTTGACTACGAATTGAGGCCTACCCCAAGAATAAAAGATTGGGGGAAGGATGAGTTAGGCAACCGCATTCGTGAATTCAAGCGACATGGCTTAATACTTGCTTCTTCTACAGTTTATTCA GTGAACATAGCTGAGAGGGACAACACTGAATTTAACCATATTGACGATTATTGCAAACAACAATTCAGAGCATTAGAAGCAAGGCAAAGAGACCAGCAGTCACAAATGGAAAGTTTCAAAGAAGATGTAACCCAGAAACTGGATTCCATTATGGACTTACTACGCAACCCGATGAGCCGTACTGCTAATCCAATTTCACCGTCCGAG GTTAAGGAACCCACTCAGATAAATCCAAAACAGAGTATGGATGTGGATCGAGTTAAAAAGCGTAAATGGGGTAGCGATGACAATCCGTTCCTGGAATGGTTCTTTCAGGAGAAAAGATCTGGGACATACGTTAGCTTTGAGAATGGCCATGTCAACGGTGATGGATTGTATTCACTTAGGCCTGGTGTTTGGATTATAGACgag GTTATAAACGCGCATGAATGTGTATTGAGATTCAAAGATTGCGATAAGGCTCCCAGAAATCTGTACCTTCCAACATATTTTGCACAGCTACCCGAAGACGAGAGGTACAACGTTTTTCAAAGGTGTGTCGGCTCCAACCGTACCCTATCTAGATGTACTTCTATATACATCCCGATGAACATGGAGAATAGGCACTGGTACTTGATAAGGGCAGACATCCAGACAAAGGAAGCAGCAATTTTTGACTCTTACCTTCAAAACAAGAAAGCCAAAACTCGTACTCATGAGGCGGAGGAGGTCCTAAAATCCCTGCACAATTGCCTGATAGAGCATGCTATGGTGGATGAATCATTTTCATACAGTGATGACAAAAATGGTGTTTGGAAAATCTCAATACCGGGTTGGGTGCCTCAGCAGAAAAATGGTTATGACTGTGGTGTTTTCGTCATGCTTTTCATGGAGCAGGGTAAAAATTTAACACGCGAAACCAGATTTGAGACTGAGAAGGAGAGGAGACGCATTGCTTTACAACTTCTATATCACCCCGGGAACGAACGACGCTCCCAAGTAATGAAAATGTTGTCTTCTACTCTTGGTGGAGACCAGCTGGGTCTCGTCCACAAGAAAAACAAGGGAACACTTGGATCATGA